A stretch of the Hippocampus zosterae strain Florida chromosome 16, ASM2543408v3, whole genome shotgun sequence genome encodes the following:
- the LOC127588003 gene encoding zinc finger protein 346-like isoform X2: MRTCAHWLEPRAQVMMAVAMDTDQLPYLPSGPDQVDQMIKEHGNLFTDNLCSVCNAVLISDSQKLAHYQSKKHGNKVRRYLSIQNEKEPETKKFKSLSSVSYDANNGESDPMKACEMCKMTFTSPVMAQSHYQGKIHAKKLKSVDPQTCQQAAPSQSKKKAAEVEVVAAAAAATATGNGGPGGDQDPERFCSICQASFNNTLMAQQHYSGKKHKKQLAKQDLMKLYGKPATPTASTAKGFPCTLCNIELNSVDQYQSHISGAKHKNQMKKSGLTPSDSRQASAPQNQRQSAGNDENHDHERPGNGSYQGGLPSRLLASGEDQDFVTEDNLFETEDNFFGIGGDIFPAADDQYDEDSSYATLDS; the protein is encoded by the exons ATGCGCACTTGCGCGCACTGGCTCGAACCTCGAGCTCAAGTTATGATGGCGGTCGCTATGGACACTGATCAATTGCCTTACTTGCCGTCGGGGCCAGACCAAG TCGATCAGATGATCAAGGAGCACGGCAACCTGTTCACAGACAACCTGTGCAGCGTCTGCAATGCCGTCCTCATCTCAGACTCGCAGAAGCTGGCTCACTATCAG AGTAAGAAACATGGCAACAAGGTGCGACGTTACCTTTCCATCCAAAATGAAAAGGAGCCAGAGACAAAAAAGTTCAAGTCTCTATCCTCTGTCAGC TACGACGCCAACAATGGCGAGTCAGACCCGATGAAGGCTTGCGAAATGTGCAAGATGACCTTCACGTCCCCCGTCATGGCACAGTCTCACTACCAGGGCAAGATCCACGCCAAGAAACTGAAATCGGTGGACCCTCAGACCT GCCAACAGGCCGCACCATCTCAATCCAAGAAGAAAGCAGCAGAGGTggaggtggtggcggcggcggcggcggcaaccgCAACTGGCAACGGCGGTCCCGGGGGCGACCAAGACCCCGAGCGCTTCTGCTCCATCTGCCAGGCGTCCTTCAACAACACGCTGATGGCCCAGCAGCACTACTCGGGCAAGAAGCACAAGAAGCAACTGGCCAAGCAGGACCTGATGAAGCTCTACGGCAAGCCCGCTACTCCGA cggcgTCCACAGCAAAAGGCTTTCCCTGTACGCTCTGCAACATCGAGCTCAACTCCGTGGATCAGTACCAGTCTCACATCAGCGGGGCCAAACACAAGAACCA AATGAAAAAATCCGGCCTGACCCCGTCTGACAGCCGGCAGGCGTCCGCTCCCCAAAACCAGCGCCAGTCCGCCGGCAACGACGAGAACCACGACCACGAGCGGCCCGGCAACGGCTCCTACCAGGGCGGCTTGCCGAGCCGGCTTCTGGCGTCGGGGGAGGACCAAGATTTTGTGACGGAAGACAACCTTTTTGAGACGGAAGACAACTTCTTTGGAATCGGAGGCGACATTTTCCCCGCGGCAGATGACCAATACGATGAGGACAGCTCGTACGCCACTCTTGACTCATGA
- the LOC127588003 gene encoding zinc finger protein 346-like isoform X1, with protein MRTCAHWLEPRAQVMMAVAMDTDQLPYLPSGPDQVDQMIKEHGNLFTDNLCSVCNAVLISDSQKLAHYQSKKHGNKVRRYLSIQNEKEPETKKFKSLSSVSYDANNGESDPMKACEMCKMTFTSPVMAQSHYQGKIHAKKLKSVDPQTLGQQAAPSQSKKKAAEVEVVAAAAAATATGNGGPGGDQDPERFCSICQASFNNTLMAQQHYSGKKHKKQLAKQDLMKLYGKPATPTASTAKGFPCTLCNIELNSVDQYQSHISGAKHKNQMKKSGLTPSDSRQASAPQNQRQSAGNDENHDHERPGNGSYQGGLPSRLLASGEDQDFVTEDNLFETEDNFFGIGGDIFPAADDQYDEDSSYATLDS; from the exons ATGCGCACTTGCGCGCACTGGCTCGAACCTCGAGCTCAAGTTATGATGGCGGTCGCTATGGACACTGATCAATTGCCTTACTTGCCGTCGGGGCCAGACCAAG TCGATCAGATGATCAAGGAGCACGGCAACCTGTTCACAGACAACCTGTGCAGCGTCTGCAATGCCGTCCTCATCTCAGACTCGCAGAAGCTGGCTCACTATCAG AGTAAGAAACATGGCAACAAGGTGCGACGTTACCTTTCCATCCAAAATGAAAAGGAGCCAGAGACAAAAAAGTTCAAGTCTCTATCCTCTGTCAGC TACGACGCCAACAATGGCGAGTCAGACCCGATGAAGGCTTGCGAAATGTGCAAGATGACCTTCACGTCCCCCGTCATGGCACAGTCTCACTACCAGGGCAAGATCCACGCCAAGAAACTGAAATCGGTGGACCCTCAGACCT TAGGCCAACAGGCCGCACCATCTCAATCCAAGAAGAAAGCAGCAGAGGTggaggtggtggcggcggcggcggcggcaaccgCAACTGGCAACGGCGGTCCCGGGGGCGACCAAGACCCCGAGCGCTTCTGCTCCATCTGCCAGGCGTCCTTCAACAACACGCTGATGGCCCAGCAGCACTACTCGGGCAAGAAGCACAAGAAGCAACTGGCCAAGCAGGACCTGATGAAGCTCTACGGCAAGCCCGCTACTCCGA cggcgTCCACAGCAAAAGGCTTTCCCTGTACGCTCTGCAACATCGAGCTCAACTCCGTGGATCAGTACCAGTCTCACATCAGCGGGGCCAAACACAAGAACCA AATGAAAAAATCCGGCCTGACCCCGTCTGACAGCCGGCAGGCGTCCGCTCCCCAAAACCAGCGCCAGTCCGCCGGCAACGACGAGAACCACGACCACGAGCGGCCCGGCAACGGCTCCTACCAGGGCGGCTTGCCGAGCCGGCTTCTGGCGTCGGGGGAGGACCAAGATTTTGTGACGGAAGACAACCTTTTTGAGACGGAAGACAACTTCTTTGGAATCGGAGGCGACATTTTCCCCGCGGCAGATGACCAATACGATGAGGACAGCTCGTACGCCACTCTTGACTCATGA